From a single Nematostella vectensis chromosome 3, jaNemVect1.1, whole genome shotgun sequence genomic region:
- the LOC5522267 gene encoding DNA fragmentation factor subunit beta isoform X1, translated as MTNLKAYKIQDVSRTRRKGVVARSLSELRSKAIKTLDLPKGSRVCMEDGTDVEDEDYFDTLPPQTVLVIVRPDEDWDGYLTILKHATQKVFRAMSKRNQIVDQIRDLMTGDESSEMYSVMAAFLNQLQENIEAETKEDDPLWFEGVSASFQTKEDAMKASAQSRIRNYFSTAKEYIEKEGSKRSKPLLLAALSNFQQQLKKDHYFGSYFVRSACESQRLCCSDGWFNCMGKFDSSHCTKLHKINPYGSKEGRVLFSTWNLDHVIEKSREILPSMVKAAEECPKGKQLNWKYFYSLLFTCVNLKLVHITCHFKGEHEGQVCSTKQFYEKKGEITI; from the exons ATGACTAACCTCAAAGCATACAAGATACAAGATGTCTCTAGAACAAGAAGGAAAGGAGTTGTGGCTCGGAGCTTATCGGAGCTACGATCTAAAGCTATCAAAACCCTTGACTTACCAAAAGGCTCTCGTGTGTGTATGGAAGACGGGACGGACGTGGAAGATGAAGACTATTTTGATACTTTACCGCCACAGACTGTGTTAGTTATTGTCAGACCTGATGAGGACTGGGACGGAT ATCTTACCATCCTGAAACATGCCACCCAGAAGGTCTTCCGAGCAATGTCCAAACGGAATCAAATAGTGGACCAGATCCGTGACCTAATGACAGGTGATGAGTCGAGTGAAATGTACTCGGTAATGGCAGCATTTCTGAACCAGCTGCAAGAGAATATTGAAGCTGAAACAAAAGAAGATGACCCTCTTTGGTTTGAGGGTGTCAGTGCATCATTCCAAACCAAGGAGGATGCCATGAAGGCTAGTGCCCAATCGAGAATCAGGAATTACTTTTCCACAGCCAAGGAATATATAGAAAAG GAAGGAAGCAAACGGTCCAAGCCTCTGTTGCTAGCAGCTTTGTCTAACTTCCAACAGCAGTTGAAAAAAGACCACTATTTTGGCAGCTATTTTGTGAGATCAGCATGTGAATCACAGCGCCTTTGCTGTTCAGATGGCTGGTTCAATTGCATGGGAAAGTTTGACAGTAGTCACTGTACAAAGCTTCACAAGATTAACCCATATGGAAGCAAGGAGGGAAGGGTTCTCTTCAGTACCTGGAATTTAGATCATGT AATAGAAAAGTCAAGAGAAATTCTTCCTTCTATGGTGAAAGCGGCTGAGGAGTGTCCGAAAGGCAAGCAGCTCAATTGGAAGTACTTTTATTCCTTGTTATTTACTTGTGTGAATCTGAAGCTGGTTCACATTACCTGCCATTTTAAAGGTGAACACGAAGGACAAGTGTGTTCTACGAAGCagttttatgaaaaaaaaggagaaataacaatataa
- the LOC5522269 gene encoding splicing factor 3A subunit 1 isoform X1: MPPVMLPEQTEKPEGNNQNEGETYNKPTIGIIYPPPEVRNIVDKTASFVARNGPEFESRIRQNEINNPKFNFLNQGDPYYAYFLHKVKDFKENLGKVPEPSSAPGPGISKPKPLMQQQVLISDLNIPKEPPPEYEFMADPPSISALDLDIVKLTAQFVARNGRQFLTNLMQREQRNYQFDFLRPQHSLFNYFTKLVEQYTKVLIPPANIKEKLKEDIHDPHKVLDRVKYRVEWVKHQEKEKQKLEDEREKERVAFASVDWHDFVVVETVEFKDDETGNLPPPVTQEQLGARILAQERYEKVQDAGPTEEDFNMDVEMEVDETNKDNQSKDMEMDMDDDGPPPAPPSEPAIRLPPLPPTGAGSNLQIRRDYDPKAAKPQAPPLPPEKYLISPITGERVPAEAMAEHMKINLLDPRWKEQRDKAIMDKKQQEEVFAEGIAIGSSLKQLAERRTDIFGAGDEETIIGRKIGEEEDKRPEKVTWDGHTASMASTSRRAQAGVTLDQQIEAIHKSKGLAPSDDRERIGPRAPHQSPMEGGDFMKGRMSNPNRPPTTAIPPPMTNTMTHSAPRPPPMGHHMMNMPPPPPAMPPDGPPKFMGLPPPPPGMRPMPPQPPFMPPPPRMQPPGPPGPPGPPGPPPSNKREHEDDDASNKKSRVEGPEGDLIPEAQFLKTHPPTVRFTVQVPNIPDKAEWKLEGQLITLALPLTDQVSVIKAKIHETIGMPAGKQKLQLGGIFIKDSNSLAYYNFGPASTVQLQLKERGGRKK, translated from the exons ATGCCTCCTGTTATGTTACCAGAGCAAACGGAGAAGCCCGAAGGGAATAATCAGAATGAAGGAGAGACATACAATAAGCCGACGATCGGCATCATTTACCCTCCGCCTGAAGTGAGAA ATATTGTTGACAAGACTGCAAGCTTTGTTGCAAGAAATG GCCCTGAGTTTGAGTCGAGAATCAGACAGAATGAGATCAACAACCCAAAGTTCAACTTCTTGAACCAAGGTGATCCCTACTATGCCTACTTCCTACACAAGGTCAAGGACTTCAAGGAAAACCTCGGCAAAG TCCCAGAACCTAGCTCTGCTCCAGGTCCAGGAATTTCTAAG CCCAAGCCCTTAATGCAGCAGCAAGTGCTGATATCAGATCTGAACATCCCCAAAGAACCTCCCCCAGAGTATGAGTTCATGGCAGATCCCCCGAGCATCTCTGCCTTAGACCT TGACATTGTAAAGTTGACTGCACAGTTTGTGGCTAGGAATGGTCGCCAGTTCTTGACTAATCTCATGCAAAGAGAACAG AGAAACTACCAATTTGATTTTCTGAGGCCTCAACACAGTCTCTTCAACTACTTCACAAAGCTTGTAGAGCAATATACCAAG GTTCTTATTCCTCCAGCAAATATAAAAGAGAAATTGAAGGAAGACATCCATGATCCTCATAAG GTCCTTGATCGGGTCAAGTATAGAGTCGAGTGGGTCAAACATCAAGAAAAGGAAAAGCAAAAGCTGGAAGATGAAAGAGAAAAGGAGAGAg TTGCGTTTGCATCAGTGGATTGGCATGATTTTGTGGTTGTGGAAACTGTTGAGTTCAAGGATGACGAGACAG GAAACCTTCCCCCTCCTGTAACACAAGAACAGCTTGGAGCAAGAATCTTGGCACAGGAAAGATATGAGAAAGTACAG GATGCTGGTCCAACAGAGGAAGACTTCAACATGGATGTAGAGATGGAAGTGGATGAGACAAATAAAGACAATCAATCAAAG GATATGGAAATGGACATGGATGACGATGGCCCCCCACCAGCTCCTCCCTCAGAACCTGCCATCAGACtcccacccctaccccccacAGGAGCAGGATCAAACCTGCAGATCCGCCGCGACTACGACCCAAAGGCAGCCAAACCTCAAGCCCCGCCCCTTCCCCCGGAAAAGTATCTGATCTCACCAATCACTGGGGAGCGTGTGCCGGCCGAGGCAATGGCTGAACACATGAAGATCAACCTGCTGGATCCACGCTGGAAGGAGCAGAGGGACAAGGCCATCATGGACAAGAAGCAACAAGAAGAGGTGTTTGCTGAAG GTATTGCCATCGGCAGTAGCCTCAAACAGCTCGCCGAACGTCGTACCGATATCTTCGGAGCCGGTGATGAGGAGACAATTATCGGCCGAAAGATTGGTGAAGAGGAAGATAAGCGTCCAGAGAAAGTGACATGGGATGGACACACTGCCTCTATGGCATCCACCTCACGTCGCGCTCAGGCCGGTGTCACGCTAGACCAGCAGATTGAAGCTATTCACAAGTCCAAGGGCTTAGC gccTTCAGATGATCGGGAGCGCATCGGGCCGAGAGCACCCCACCAGTCCCCCATGGAGGGAGGGGACTTTATGAAAGGAAGGATGAGCAACCCGAACCGCCCACCCACCACAGCCATCCCGCCACCCATGACGAACACCATGACACATTCAGCGCCACGCCCTCCCCCCATGGGCCACCATATGATGAAcatgccccctcccccaccagcAATGCCACCAGATGGACCCCCCAAGTTCATGG GCCTCCCTCCTCCTCCACCAGGCATGCGCCCAATGCCGCCCCAGCCCCCCTTCATGCCTCCCCCTCCTCGCATGCAGCCTCCCGGACCCCCCGGACCACCCGGACCACCCGGGCCCCCGCCCTCCAACAAGCGAGAGCATGAGGACGATGATGCGTCCAACAAGAAGAGCAGAGTCGAAGGACCAGAAGGCGACCTTATCCCCGAGGCGCAGTTCCTCAAGACACACCCACCCACCGTCCGGTTCACGGTCCAGGTGCCGAATATTCCGGACAAGGCCGAGTGGAAGCTAGAAGGACAGCTTATCACTCTTGCGCTGCCGCTGACCGACCAG GTGTCGGTGATCAAGGCGAAGATCCACGAGACTATCGGCATGCCTGCAGGAAAGCAGAAATTACAACTCGGG GGAATCTTCATCAAGGACTCGAATTCGCTTGCTTATTACAACTTCGGCCCGGCTAGCACTGTACAGCTGCAACTGAAGGAACGTGGAGGAAGGAAAAAatag
- the LOC5522269 gene encoding splicing factor 3A subunit 1 isoform X2, whose translation MQQQVLISDLNIPKEPPPEYEFMADPPSISALDLDIVKLTAQFVARNGRQFLTNLMQREQRNYQFDFLRPQHSLFNYFTKLVEQYTKVLIPPANIKEKLKEDIHDPHKVLDRVKYRVEWVKHQEKEKQKLEDEREKERVAFASVDWHDFVVVETVEFKDDETGNLPPPVTQEQLGARILAQERYEKVQDAGPTEEDFNMDVEMEVDETNKDNQSKDMEMDMDDDGPPPAPPSEPAIRLPPLPPTGAGSNLQIRRDYDPKAAKPQAPPLPPEKYLISPITGERVPAEAMAEHMKINLLDPRWKEQRDKAIMDKKQQEEVFAEGIAIGSSLKQLAERRTDIFGAGDEETIIGRKIGEEEDKRPEKVTWDGHTASMASTSRRAQAGVTLDQQIEAIHKSKGLAPSDDRERIGPRAPHQSPMEGGDFMKGRMSNPNRPPTTAIPPPMTNTMTHSAPRPPPMGHHMMNMPPPPPAMPPDGPPKFMGLPPPPPGMRPMPPQPPFMPPPPRMQPPGPPGPPGPPGPPPSNKREHEDDDASNKKSRVEGPEGDLIPEAQFLKTHPPTVRFTVQVPNIPDKAEWKLEGQLITLALPLTDQVSVIKAKIHETIGMPAGKQKLQLGGIFIKDSNSLAYYNFGPASTVQLQLKERGGRKK comes from the exons ATGCAGCAGCAAGTGCTGATATCAGATCTGAACATCCCCAAAGAACCTCCCCCAGAGTATGAGTTCATGGCAGATCCCCCGAGCATCTCTGCCTTAGACCT TGACATTGTAAAGTTGACTGCACAGTTTGTGGCTAGGAATGGTCGCCAGTTCTTGACTAATCTCATGCAAAGAGAACAG AGAAACTACCAATTTGATTTTCTGAGGCCTCAACACAGTCTCTTCAACTACTTCACAAAGCTTGTAGAGCAATATACCAAG GTTCTTATTCCTCCAGCAAATATAAAAGAGAAATTGAAGGAAGACATCCATGATCCTCATAAG GTCCTTGATCGGGTCAAGTATAGAGTCGAGTGGGTCAAACATCAAGAAAAGGAAAAGCAAAAGCTGGAAGATGAAAGAGAAAAGGAGAGAg TTGCGTTTGCATCAGTGGATTGGCATGATTTTGTGGTTGTGGAAACTGTTGAGTTCAAGGATGACGAGACAG GAAACCTTCCCCCTCCTGTAACACAAGAACAGCTTGGAGCAAGAATCTTGGCACAGGAAAGATATGAGAAAGTACAG GATGCTGGTCCAACAGAGGAAGACTTCAACATGGATGTAGAGATGGAAGTGGATGAGACAAATAAAGACAATCAATCAAAG GATATGGAAATGGACATGGATGACGATGGCCCCCCACCAGCTCCTCCCTCAGAACCTGCCATCAGACtcccacccctaccccccacAGGAGCAGGATCAAACCTGCAGATCCGCCGCGACTACGACCCAAAGGCAGCCAAACCTCAAGCCCCGCCCCTTCCCCCGGAAAAGTATCTGATCTCACCAATCACTGGGGAGCGTGTGCCGGCCGAGGCAATGGCTGAACACATGAAGATCAACCTGCTGGATCCACGCTGGAAGGAGCAGAGGGACAAGGCCATCATGGACAAGAAGCAACAAGAAGAGGTGTTTGCTGAAG GTATTGCCATCGGCAGTAGCCTCAAACAGCTCGCCGAACGTCGTACCGATATCTTCGGAGCCGGTGATGAGGAGACAATTATCGGCCGAAAGATTGGTGAAGAGGAAGATAAGCGTCCAGAGAAAGTGACATGGGATGGACACACTGCCTCTATGGCATCCACCTCACGTCGCGCTCAGGCCGGTGTCACGCTAGACCAGCAGATTGAAGCTATTCACAAGTCCAAGGGCTTAGC gccTTCAGATGATCGGGAGCGCATCGGGCCGAGAGCACCCCACCAGTCCCCCATGGAGGGAGGGGACTTTATGAAAGGAAGGATGAGCAACCCGAACCGCCCACCCACCACAGCCATCCCGCCACCCATGACGAACACCATGACACATTCAGCGCCACGCCCTCCCCCCATGGGCCACCATATGATGAAcatgccccctcccccaccagcAATGCCACCAGATGGACCCCCCAAGTTCATGG GCCTCCCTCCTCCTCCACCAGGCATGCGCCCAATGCCGCCCCAGCCCCCCTTCATGCCTCCCCCTCCTCGCATGCAGCCTCCCGGACCCCCCGGACCACCCGGACCACCCGGGCCCCCGCCCTCCAACAAGCGAGAGCATGAGGACGATGATGCGTCCAACAAGAAGAGCAGAGTCGAAGGACCAGAAGGCGACCTTATCCCCGAGGCGCAGTTCCTCAAGACACACCCACCCACCGTCCGGTTCACGGTCCAGGTGCCGAATATTCCGGACAAGGCCGAGTGGAAGCTAGAAGGACAGCTTATCACTCTTGCGCTGCCGCTGACCGACCAG GTGTCGGTGATCAAGGCGAAGATCCACGAGACTATCGGCATGCCTGCAGGAAAGCAGAAATTACAACTCGGG GGAATCTTCATCAAGGACTCGAATTCGCTTGCTTATTACAACTTCGGCCCGGCTAGCACTGTACAGCTGCAACTGAAGGAACGTGGAGGAAGGAAAAAatag
- the LOC5522268 gene encoding ectonucleotide pyrophosphatase/phosphodiesterase family member 5 encodes MAFVRLGCSLIILASLASSVLLRDKNETETGTVILVSFAGLGWQFVGSDLTHTPNFDFIVQSGVKAKNMVPVHPTRTAPIHTTFLTGLYPESHGIVDNMFWDPIYEERFIHSDDCSNFDPKFYNESEPIWLTMQKQGEKTASYFWPGSYSYKEKPTYATKPVCYVNCDHYSGRKLENLREYMRVHCTFDWSDPFSNRVDKVLEWVSSNEPPKLALLYIDEPDWKGHAYGPHSPQYRQMIEMIDRDVVGRLLDGLYTAKLLNKVNIILVSDHSLIETSNKRQICLNDYITSNDYYENRGTTEQLWPKPGQMEKVLNALSTANNSHLKIYKKRDFPDNWHWKNNRRIPPLYLDVEEGWLMRTDYDTAGEGEWIEGSHVWSPSQNSAGIFYARGPFFKANYSSPRSLRAVDLYPLLCHILGVKPRSHNGSLSIMMEFLKMKSLEVETNTSTGRNPQALEKGTDISSGSVDTAEGSTVTPLSHHVTGKAVTPLSHHGTEKAVTPLSYHVTGKAVTPLSHHGTGKAVTPKGGSGQSTMPSRVTLPTDNYGNVIKMKNTGGKETSSGIGVTQSLKDKGTMLTDSSGDVITSTQNPKSTAPAVHHSPDPKPPVLLDKSGIIQKSHNSTGNTTPTTTVTGSDPPEVGAKAGNHGNTNVATPVTLVILLLPFCLTC; translated from the coding sequence ATGGCGTTCGTCAGGTTGGGGTGCTCCCTAATTATTCTGGCTTCTCTCGCTTCATCTGTCCTTCTCCGCGACAAAAATGAGACAGAAACTGGAACAGTGATATTGGTTTCGTTTGCAGGGTTAGGATGGCAATTTGTCGGTTCGGATCTGACCCATACGCCGAACTTCGACTTCATCGTCCAATCTGGCGTAAAGGCAAAAAATATGGTACCAGTTCACCCAACACGAACTGCGCCCATACATACGACCTTCCTGACCGGTTTGTATCCTGAATCTCACGGCATTGTCGACAACATGTTCTGGGATCCTATTTACGAAGAGCGCTTCATCCATTCCGATGACTGTTCTAATTTTGACCCAAAATTCTACAACGAATCAGAACCAATTTGGCTGACAATGCAGAAACAGGGAGAAAAAACAGCGTCGTACTTTTGGCCTGGGAGTTACAGCTATAAGGAAAAGCCCACGTATGCAACAAAGCCTGTTTGCTACGTGAATTGTGATCACTACAGCGGCAGAAAGCTCGAGAATCTGCGAGAATATATGAGGGTTCATTGCACATTTGATTGGTCGGACCCGTTTAGTAACCGCGTAGATAAGGTGCTCGAGTGGGTGAGTTCCAACGAACCTCCCAAACTCGCGCTGCTCTACATCGACGAGCCCGACTGGAAGGGACACGCCTACGGACCCCACTCCCCACAGTACCGCCAGATGATTGAAATGATTGACAGAGATGTGGTTGGGCGACTGCTTGATGGCTTGTACACTGCCAAGCTGTTGAACAAGGTCAATATAATACTCGTGTCTGATCACTCTTTGATCGAGACCTCGAATAAGCGTCAGATTTGTCTAAATGATTACATCACAAGCAATGATTATTACGAGAACAGGGGTACGACCGAGCAATTATGGCCCAAACCCGGACAAATGGAGAAGGTACTTAACGCCTTGAGCACGGCAAATAACTCCCATTTAAAGATTTACAAAAAGAGAGATTTTCCTGACAACTGGCATTGGAAGAACAACCGGCGCATTCCTCCGCTGTACCTTGATGTCGAAGAAGGCTGGCTCATGCGCACTGACTATGATACCGCTGGCGAGGGAGAATGGATAGAAGGCTCACACGTCTGGTCACCTTCCCAGAATTCTGCTGGAATCTTCTACGCGCGTGGACCTTTTTTTAAGGCGAACTACTCGTCGCCACGAAGTCTCCGTGCAGTCGACTTATACCCATTACTATGCCATATACTTGGAGTAAAGCCTCGCTCGCATAACGGCTCCCTGTCCATTATGAtggaatttttaaaaatgaaatcACTTGAGGTTGAGACCAATACTAGCACTGGAAGAAATCCTCAAGCTTTAGAGAAAGGAACCGACATCTCATCCGGTAGCGTCGATACAGCCGAGGGTAGCACTGTCACGCCACTATCCCATCATGTTACCGGAAAGGCTGTCACGCCACTATCCCATCATGGTACCGAAAAGGCTGTCACGCCACTATCATATCATGTTACCGGAAAGGCTGTCACGCCACTATCCCATCATGGTACCGGAAAGGCTGTCACGCCGAAGGGTGGTTCAGGCCAAAGTACGATGCCAAGTCGGGTAACATTACCGACAGATAACTATGGGAATGTCATTAAGATGAAAAACACTGGTGGCAAAGAGACAAGCTCTGGTATCGGCGTCACGCAATCACTAAAAGATAAAGGAACAATGCTTACTGACAGCTCCGGTGATGTCATCACCTCAACCCAAAATCCAAAATCTACAGCGCCAGCCGTACACCACAGCCCGGACCCTAAGCCCCCTGTCCTTCTTGACAAGTCTGGAATAATCCAGAAGTCACACAATTCCACTGGTAACACAACACCGACGACTACTGTGACGGGTAGTGATCCGCCGGAAGTCGGCGCTAAAGCTGGTAATCATGGCAACACCAATGTCGCTACTCCCGTAACTTTGGTGATACTACTTCTACCTTTCTGTTTGACTTGCTGA
- the LOC5522162 gene encoding adenosine receptor A1, translated as MDLVNSSAINGMSKALQGARMIWPVAFSVVSCAIILANILTITVFTRATLRRVRKRTHYLLVSLALADLMVGSLSCPLFIRDLLFTNEHRSTKIRLATHEVIDIVSGFASVLTLASVAVERWFAVRWPLKHKIVGSYAYCLLIGMPWFIAMVISMLYLLGFIYGVVSSNVLSFVAIACLSMALLIVIVAYAFIWKKAKGREWKPRSQGSDQERRLARTLITVTCASMICWLPFEVLLIVFHTCKGCREPFKDELSFMYKSFKLLQFSNSFINTIIYSFRIPEFNRAIRTFWKQLKCKLDAPIPPDRARSVQLTSIRKFLVSPRLDSERTRPSILAVVYSGQMPSKVIMNSPLLSLTNHTTGRRSTNAF; from the coding sequence ATGGACTTAGTAAACAGCAGTGCAATCAATGGCATGTCAAAGGCCCTTCAAGGAGCCCGCATGATCTGGCCAGTGGCATTCTCTGTAGTATCATGCGCCATAATCCTCGCCAACATTCTCACCATCACTGTTTTCACACGGGCTACGCTACGGCGCGTGCGCAAACGAACACACTATCTCCTTGTCAGCCTCGCTTTGGCGGACTTGATGGTCGGTAGCTTATCATGCCCTCTCTTCATACGGGACCTGTTGTTTACCAATGAACACAGATCCACCAAGATCCGACTGGCGACACACGAGGTGATTGACATTGTATCTGGATTCGCGTCCGTTTTGACGCTCGCTTCGGTTGCGGTGGAGCGCTGGTTTGCTGTCCGCTGGCCACTGAAACATAAAATCGTGGGCTCGTACGCTTATTGCTTGCTTATAGGAATGCCATGGTTCATTGCCATGGTAATATCAATGCTTTACTTGCTGGGGTTTATCTATGGAGTTGTGTCATCTAATGTATTGTCTTTTGTGGCGATTGCGTGTTTATCAATGGCTTTGCTTATCGTCATTGTGGCATATGCCTTTATTTGGAAGAAAGCAAAAGGGCGGGAATGGAAGCCGAGGTCGCAAGGCTCAGACCAAGAGCGAAGGCTCGCGCGGACTCTCATCACTGTGACATGCGCATCGATGATTTGCTGGTTGCCATTCGAGGTGCTACTAATCGTATTCCACACGTGTAAGGGTTGCAGAGAGCCCTTCAAAGACGAATTGTCCTTCATGTACAAAAGCTTTAAACTTTTACAGTTCAGTAATTCCTTTATTAACACTATAATTTATTCCTTCCGAATTCCCGAGTTTAACAGAGCTATAAGGACATTTTGGAAGCAATTAAAATGCAAGCTTGATGCTCCGATACCCCCGGATAGGGCACGCAGTGTGCAGTTAACTTCTATTCGGAAATTTCTCGTGTCACCCCGATTAGATTCCGAACGAACTCGGCCATCGATCCTTGCGGTGGTTTATAGCGGGCAAATGCCGAGTAAAGTGATAATGAATTCCCCGCTTCTTTCTCTGACAAACCACACGACAGGCAGGAGATCGACTAATGCATTTTAA
- the LOC5522267 gene encoding DNA fragmentation factor subunit beta isoform X2 yields MTNLKAYKIQDVSRTRRKGVVARSLSELRSKAIKTLDLPKGSRVCMEDGTDVEDEDYFDTLPPQTVLVIVRPDEDWDGYLTILKHATQKVFRAMSKRNQIVDQIRDLMTGDESSEMYSVMAAFLNQLQENIEAETKEDDPLWFEGVSASFQTKEDAMKASAQSRIRNYFSTAKEYIEKEGSKRSKPLLLAALSNFQQQLKKDHYFGSYFVRSACESQRLCCSDGWFNCMGKFDSSHCTKLHKINPYGSKEGRVLFSTWNLDHVKVKRNSSFYGESG; encoded by the exons ATGACTAACCTCAAAGCATACAAGATACAAGATGTCTCTAGAACAAGAAGGAAAGGAGTTGTGGCTCGGAGCTTATCGGAGCTACGATCTAAAGCTATCAAAACCCTTGACTTACCAAAAGGCTCTCGTGTGTGTATGGAAGACGGGACGGACGTGGAAGATGAAGACTATTTTGATACTTTACCGCCACAGACTGTGTTAGTTATTGTCAGACCTGATGAGGACTGGGACGGAT ATCTTACCATCCTGAAACATGCCACCCAGAAGGTCTTCCGAGCAATGTCCAAACGGAATCAAATAGTGGACCAGATCCGTGACCTAATGACAGGTGATGAGTCGAGTGAAATGTACTCGGTAATGGCAGCATTTCTGAACCAGCTGCAAGAGAATATTGAAGCTGAAACAAAAGAAGATGACCCTCTTTGGTTTGAGGGTGTCAGTGCATCATTCCAAACCAAGGAGGATGCCATGAAGGCTAGTGCCCAATCGAGAATCAGGAATTACTTTTCCACAGCCAAGGAATATATAGAAAAG GAAGGAAGCAAACGGTCCAAGCCTCTGTTGCTAGCAGCTTTGTCTAACTTCCAACAGCAGTTGAAAAAAGACCACTATTTTGGCAGCTATTTTGTGAGATCAGCATGTGAATCACAGCGCCTTTGCTGTTCAGATGGCTGGTTCAATTGCATGGGAAAGTTTGACAGTAGTCACTGTACAAAGCTTCACAAGATTAACCCATATGGAAGCAAGGAGGGAAGGGTTCTCTTCAGTACCTGGAATTTAGATCATGT AAAAGTCAAGAGAAATTCTTCCTTCTATGGTGAAAGCGGCTGA